One Campylobacter lari DNA segment encodes these proteins:
- the aac(6') gene encoding aminoglycoside 6'-N-acetyltransferase — MDHFKIYQANINDLEDVLILASLLFNKPIVKLKHEFENILKDQKYAVFLLKIQQLCIGLAYVSIRYDYVEGSSSTPVGYLEGIYIRENFRKKYYAKKLLTYCEQWILNQKISEFASDCELQNIDSFNFHMQCGFKEVNKIICFIKKLN; from the coding sequence TTGGATCATTTTAAAATTTACCAAGCAAACATTAATGATTTAGAAGATGTATTAATATTAGCAAGTTTATTGTTTAATAAACCCATTGTAAAATTAAAGCATGAATTTGAAAATATATTAAAAGATCAAAAATATGCTGTATTTTTACTTAAAATACAGCAATTATGCATAGGCTTAGCATATGTTAGTATAAGGTATGATTATGTAGAAGGTAGCTCTAGCACTCCAGTAGGATATCTAGAAGGAATTTACATTAGAGAAAATTTCAGAAAAAAATATTATGCAAAAAAACTACTAACATATTGCGAACAATGGATTTTAAATCAAAAAATTAGTGAATTTGCTAGCGATTGCGAATTACAAAATATTGATAGTTTTAATTTCCATATGCAATGTGGCTTCAAAGAAGTTAATAAAATTATTTGTTTTATAAAAAAACTAAATTAA
- a CDS encoding amino acid ABC transporter permease gives MNHLFIVRSKFNEHKKNNLKVFLFNAFLLVFLLFLFFYLSFLSASYNFDFGAIYEYKDKMIQGFFTSFFISVLSLIVGVIFALILCYMSLCKIVLFNMFARVFIELIRGTPLLVQILLIYYIFADNLGLDNRYVCGVLILALFASAYICEIFRAGILSVDKMQYESAKALGLSEFEIYKSVIFPQALKNILAPLSGQLSNLIKDSSLLSVIAISELTQNAQEINAFTFSTLEIYIPLALCYLVLTLPISMFSRKLEKSFS, from the coding sequence TTGAATCATCTTTTTATAGTACGCAGTAAATTTAATGAACATAAAAAAAATAATCTAAAAGTATTTTTATTCAATGCTTTTTTGTTGGTTTTTTTATTGTTTTTATTTTTTTATCTGTCTTTTTTAAGTGCTAGTTATAATTTTGATTTTGGGGCAATTTATGAATATAAAGACAAAATGATACAAGGTTTTTTTACAAGTTTTTTTATTAGTGTTTTATCTTTGATTGTAGGTGTGATTTTTGCTTTGATTTTATGCTATATGAGTCTTTGTAAAATCGTGCTTTTTAATATGTTCGCAAGGGTTTTTATAGAACTTATCAGGGGTACGCCTTTGCTAGTGCAAATTTTATTAATTTATTACATTTTTGCAGATAATTTGGGGCTTGATAATCGCTATGTTTGTGGAGTTTTGATTTTAGCTTTATTTGCTAGTGCTTATATTTGTGAGATATTTAGAGCAGGGATTTTAAGTGTTGATAAAATGCAATATGAAAGTGCTAAGGCTCTGGGTCTGAGTGAGTTTGAAATTTATAAAAGTGTTATTTTTCCCCAAGCTTTAAAAAATATCTTAGCACCACTAAGTGGACAACTTAGTAATTTGATCAAAGATAGCTCTCTTTTAAGTGTTATAGCTATTTCAGAACTAACTCAAAATGCTCAAGAAATCAATGCTTTTACTTTTTCAACTTTAGAAATTTACATTCCTTTAGCACTTTGCTATTTGGTTTTAACTTTGCCTATTTCTATGTTTTCAAGAAAGCTTGAAAAGAGTTTTTCTTAA
- the thrC gene encoding threonine synthase, producing MLLHSTQDKNHQISFSKALLSPSAPNNALYAPLNLPKLNNEALKNLSYKELALKIIAAFEFDLELEVFKKALKTYESFDDKTCPINLKKINDKLYINELFHGPTRAFKDMALQPFGVLLEHLKKDDDFLIMCATSGDTGPATLKSFENKKGIKVVCIYPNEGTSKTQALQMTHSNASNLKSIAIEGNFDDAQNALKTLLNDEDFKNTLKEEKLNLSAANSVNFGRILFQIIYHYYASLKIDKTIDIIVPSGNFGDALGAYYAKKMGANIGKIKIASNSNNILSEFFNTGKYDLRNKSLQKTISPAMDILISSNIERLLFDKFKDERTKELMQALKNEKYYELSQKELELLQEDFEADFCNDDECMQYIKQYSHLGLLDPHTCTCFKMLDSNITTLITSTAQWSKFTPSMYQAIYNKECQDEQACMQELAKEFKQEIHPNIASLFTCTQKQNQVCKLKNLKQTIIEWIKQ from the coding sequence ATGTTGCTACACTCAACCCAAGATAAAAACCACCAAATAAGCTTTTCAAAAGCCTTACTTAGCCCTAGTGCACCTAATAATGCTTTATATGCGCCACTTAATCTACCAAAGCTTAATAATGAAGCTTTAAAAAATTTAAGCTACAAAGAATTAGCTTTAAAAATCATCGCTGCATTTGAATTTGATTTAGAGCTTGAAGTTTTTAAAAAAGCTTTGAAAACTTATGAGAGTTTTGATGATAAAACCTGCCCTATTAATTTGAAAAAAATCAATGATAAGCTTTATATTAATGAATTATTCCATGGACCAACAAGAGCTTTTAAAGATATGGCTTTACAACCTTTTGGCGTGCTTTTAGAACACTTAAAAAAAGATGATGATTTTTTAATCATGTGCGCTACAAGTGGTGATACAGGGCCTGCAACATTAAAAAGCTTTGAAAATAAAAAAGGTATAAAAGTAGTTTGTATTTACCCAAATGAAGGCACAAGTAAAACTCAAGCTTTACAAATGACACATTCAAATGCAAGCAATTTAAAATCCATAGCCATTGAAGGTAATTTTGATGATGCGCAAAATGCTCTAAAAACACTTTTAAATGATGAGGATTTTAAAAATACTTTAAAAGAAGAAAAGTTAAATCTAAGTGCCGCAAATTCAGTTAATTTTGGAAGAATACTTTTTCAAATCATCTATCATTACTATGCTAGTTTAAAAATCGATAAAACAATAGACATTATTGTTCCAAGTGGAAATTTTGGCGATGCTTTGGGAGCTTATTATGCTAAAAAAATGGGAGCAAATATAGGTAAAATTAAAATTGCTTCCAATTCAAACAATATCTTAAGTGAGTTTTTTAATACAGGCAAATATGATTTAAGAAATAAAAGCTTGCAAAAGACTATTTCTCCTGCTATGGATATACTTATATCATCAAATATAGAACGCTTACTTTTTGATAAATTTAAAGATGAACGCACCAAAGAGTTAATGCAAGCTTTAAAGAATGAAAAATATTATGAGCTTAGCCAAAAAGAACTAGAGCTTTTACAAGAAGACTTTGAAGCTGATTTTTGTAATGATGATGAGTGTATGCAATATATCAAACAATACAGCCACTTAGGACTTTTAGATCCTCACACTTGCACTTGCTTTAAAATGCTTGATTCTAACATTACTACGCTTATCACTTCCACAGCACAATGGAGTAAATTTACTCCAAGCATGTATCAAGCAATTTATAATAAAGAATGCCAAGATGAACAAGCTTGCATGCAAGAACTTGCAAAAGAATTTAAACAAGAAATTCATCCAAATATTGCAAGTTTATTTACATGCACACAAAAGCAAAATCAAGTTTGCAAACTCAAAAATCTAAAACAAACTATTATAGAATGGATAAAACAATGA
- the dsbD gene encoding protein-disulfide reductase DsbD, which produces MRFLAVFFIFFNLAFANNGILSLNEAFKLNTHSNNQGIFLKINLADRIYLYKDQIKVELDSNDITSLLNFPQTQTRENKEVIFNQLELFIPQLLLDDFIKNNKAKLSLAYQGCSEEGLCYRPVYVNYELDRQNGIYTIKSTKDQFKKQNEDEQIANDLSTQNIFITLLTFFGYGLLLALTPCILPMIPILSSLIAMKLKDKPSKKHSFYLSFIYVFFMSLAYAIAGALVGLAGANVQGLLQQPWIIITFAGIFVLLSLSMFGLYELQLPLKFQNFINKKIEGKNGVFGIAIMGFLSALIVGPCVAAPLAGALLYITNSGDVFLGGLSLFVMSFGMGMPLLLIGLGGSFLKSGAWMLKIKIFFGFIMLIMAVWMLERILNANIILILYGVIGVFFTSFMGLFDEAKTNFGKFKKASMILILAYSLSLILGGSMDSKSLLKPLELNLASKENSSSLSFKTIKNLKELEQELQNSTKPVMLEFTAAWCENCKLLEEYTFTDTKVQNLLANYTLLKADVTHNSQEDLALMKEFGVFGPPVMIFFNKGEEKGRIIGYVDANEFLNRVP; this is translated from the coding sequence ATGCGTTTTTTAGCGGTATTTTTTATTTTTTTCAATTTAGCTTTTGCTAATAATGGAATATTATCACTCAATGAAGCTTTTAAACTCAATACCCATAGCAACAATCAAGGAATTTTTTTAAAAATCAATCTCGCAGATAGAATTTATCTTTACAAAGATCAAATCAAAGTAGAATTAGACTCTAATGATATTACTTCTTTATTAAATTTCCCACAAACTCAAACGAGAGAAAACAAAGAAGTAATCTTTAACCAACTTGAACTTTTTATACCTCAATTATTATTAGATGATTTTATTAAAAATAACAAAGCAAAACTTTCCCTAGCTTATCAGGGTTGCTCAGAAGAAGGTTTATGCTATCGTCCTGTATATGTAAATTATGAACTTGATAGACAAAATGGAATTTATACTATAAAATCAACCAAAGATCAATTTAAAAAGCAAAATGAAGATGAGCAAATTGCCAATGATTTAAGCACACAAAATATATTTATCACACTTTTAACTTTTTTTGGTTATGGCTTATTATTAGCACTTACTCCTTGTATTTTACCAATGATACCTATTCTTTCTTCATTAATTGCAATGAAACTCAAAGATAAACCATCTAAAAAACATAGCTTTTATTTATCTTTTATCTATGTCTTTTTTATGTCTTTAGCTTATGCTATAGCAGGTGCTTTAGTAGGCCTTGCAGGAGCTAATGTGCAAGGTTTATTACAACAACCTTGGATTATCATTACTTTTGCGGGTATTTTTGTATTGCTCTCACTTTCTATGTTTGGCCTTTATGAATTACAACTGCCACTTAAATTTCAAAATTTTATCAATAAAAAAATAGAAGGCAAAAACGGAGTTTTTGGTATAGCTATTATGGGCTTTTTATCGGCTCTTATTGTAGGACCTTGCGTAGCTGCACCTTTAGCAGGGGCTTTGCTTTATATTACTAATAGTGGCGATGTATTTTTAGGAGGGCTTTCTTTATTTGTGATGAGTTTTGGTATGGGTATGCCTTTACTTTTAATAGGACTTGGAGGAAGTTTTTTAAAAAGCGGAGCTTGGATGCTTAAGATAAAGATTTTCTTTGGCTTTATCATGCTCATCATGGCAGTTTGGATGCTAGAAAGAATACTTAATGCAAACATCATTTTAATACTTTATGGGGTTATAGGGGTATTTTTTACTAGCTTTATGGGGTTATTTGATGAAGCAAAAACTAATTTTGGTAAATTTAAAAAAGCAAGTATGATTTTAATTTTAGCTTATAGTTTAAGTCTGATTTTAGGCGGCTCAATGGACTCAAAAAGCTTGCTAAAACCTCTTGAACTTAACCTTGCTTCAAAAGAAAATAGCTCTAGTTTAAGTTTTAAAACCATCAAAAATTTAAAAGAGCTTGAGCAAGAATTACAAAATTCTACCAAACCAGTCATGCTTGAATTTACAGCCGCTTGGTGTGAAAACTGCAAACTCTTAGAAGAATATACTTTTACAGATACAAAAGTACAAAATTTGCTTGCTAATTACACACTTTTAAAAGCAGATGTAACACACAATAGCCAAGAAGATTTAGCTCTTATGAAAGAATTTGGAGTTTTTGGGCCTCCTGTAATGATATTTTTTAACAAAGGCGAGGAAAAAGGACGTATTATAGGCTATGTAGATGCAAATGAGTTTTTAAATAGAGTTCCTTAA
- a CDS encoding 1-aminocyclopropane-1-carboxylate deaminase — protein MIASKIDVLKYKDFEFLLKRDDLLGYINGNKARKLAFFEKNKHLFKKGQRFISFGSSQSNALVALAKFCYENDFLLIFVCEKMSSFLKENPHGNLEFALKHNVELIENINYPTRRLQALALKKDDDVFIEEGVAIKEAEFGYQQLALELSEQLNENVSIFLPSGTGTSAAFLAKHSKFKVFTCACVGDSAYLKEQILSLEPNYDFDNLTILNPPKKYHFAKPYLEFYELYQDLKKECGVEFDLLYDMVGFKTLLAHKEQFGGKILYIHQGGLEGNISMLKRYEYKLKNTKIKNH, from the coding sequence TTGATAGCAAGTAAAATTGATGTTTTAAAATACAAAGATTTTGAATTTTTACTCAAAAGAGATGATTTACTAGGTTATATCAATGGTAATAAGGCTAGAAAACTAGCCTTTTTTGAAAAAAACAAACATTTATTTAAAAAAGGACAAAGATTTATTTCTTTTGGTTCTTCTCAAAGTAATGCTTTAGTTGCTTTAGCAAAGTTTTGTTATGAAAATGATTTTTTGCTCATTTTTGTTTGTGAAAAAATGAGTTCTTTTTTAAAAGAAAATCCCCATGGAAATTTAGAATTTGCATTAAAACACAATGTTGAGTTGATAGAAAATATAAATTATCCCACAAGAAGACTGCAAGCTTTAGCCTTGAAAAAAGATGATGATGTTTTTATAGAAGAGGGTGTGGCTATAAAAGAAGCTGAATTTGGATACCAACAACTGGCTTTAGAGCTTAGTGAGCAATTGAATGAAAATGTAAGTATTTTCTTACCCTCAGGCACAGGAACTTCTGCGGCTTTTTTGGCTAAACATAGCAAATTTAAAGTTTTTACATGTGCTTGTGTGGGAGATAGTGCGTATTTAAAAGAGCAAATTTTAAGCTTAGAACCAAATTATGATTTTGATAATTTAACCATATTAAATCCGCCAAAAAAATATCATTTTGCTAAGCCTTATTTGGAATTTTATGAGCTTTATCAAGATCTAAAAAAAGAATGTGGAGTAGAGTTTGATTTGCTTTATGATATGGTGGGTTTTAAAACTTTATTAGCTCATAAAGAGCAATTTGGTGGAAAAATCTTATATATCCATCAAGGAGGCCTTGAAGGAAATATAAGCATGTTAAAGCGTTATGAGTATAAATTAAAAAATACCAAAATAAAAAATCACTAA
- a CDS encoding sodium-dependent transporter: MQRQTWSNTLTYILTVAGATIGFGATWRFPYLVGENGGGAYVLAFCIAMIFIGIPVILVENVIGRRRMLNSVDAFGGKTSDGVKISNSWQGVGYMGLLGSFGIMAYYMVIGGWVLAYIFKIIIGDFNLSSPINAQYTSEFYSSTIENNPLLIGIFTTIFVIINWIILKKGVIDGIEKSVKYLMPFLFICLLVVVARNLTLEGASEGVKFYLTPDLSKITPKLFIDVLGQVFFALSLGFGVMITLSSHLKKNENLIKTSVYTGILNTLIAVLAGFMIFPALFSVGLTPDSGPSLVFKTLPVAFSHIPFGSIICVFFFLLLIIAALTTSLPIYQVIISVLEEKFKLAKNTAINLTLGSIFVLGNLPCILTYGPLKDITIIKGKNIFDSFDFISGNIFFVLTAFFCCIYVGWVLKKDAIYELSNQNTLKGSIFKLWYYYVKFIIPLIILVIFYFGIF, translated from the coding sequence ATGCAAAGACAAACTTGGAGCAATACGCTAACTTATATCCTTACAGTAGCAGGAGCGACTATTGGTTTTGGAGCCACTTGGCGTTTTCCATACTTAGTAGGTGAAAATGGGGGTGGTGCTTATGTTTTAGCCTTTTGTATAGCTATGATTTTTATAGGAATTCCTGTGATTTTGGTTGAAAATGTTATAGGAAGACGCAGAATGCTAAATTCAGTTGATGCTTTTGGTGGAAAAACAAGTGATGGAGTTAAAATATCTAATTCTTGGCAAGGTGTTGGCTACATGGGACTTTTAGGTAGTTTTGGAATCATGGCTTATTATATGGTAATAGGCGGATGGGTTTTAGCTTATATTTTTAAAATCATCATAGGTGATTTTAATCTTTCAAGTCCCATTAATGCTCAATATACAAGCGAATTTTATAGCTCTACTATAGAAAATAATCCTTTATTAATAGGAATTTTTACTACTATATTTGTAATAATTAACTGGATTATCTTAAAAAAAGGTGTGATTGATGGCATAGAAAAGTCAGTAAAATACCTTATGCCATTTTTATTTATCTGCCTTTTGGTTGTTGTTGCACGCAATTTAACACTTGAAGGAGCAAGTGAGGGCGTGAAATTTTACCTTACCCCTGATCTTTCCAAAATCACTCCTAAATTGTTTATAGATGTTTTAGGACAAGTATTTTTTGCCCTATCTTTAGGCTTTGGGGTAATGATAACCTTATCATCTCACCTTAAAAAAAATGAGAATTTAATCAAAACTTCTGTTTATACAGGAATTTTAAATACCCTCATAGCAGTACTTGCTGGTTTTATGATTTTCCCGGCTTTATTTAGCGTAGGTTTAACCCCTGATAGTGGGCCATCTTTGGTTTTTAAAACCTTACCTGTTGCATTTTCACATATACCTTTTGGAAGTATAATTTGCGTGTTTTTCTTTTTGCTTTTAATCATCGCTGCACTTACTACAAGCTTGCCAATTTATCAAGTAATTATCAGTGTTTTAGAAGAAAAATTTAAACTAGCTAAAAATACTGCTATCAATCTAACGCTTGGAAGTATCTTTGTCTTGGGAAATTTACCATGCATACTTACTTATGGCCCTTTAAAAGATATTACTATCATCAAGGGAAAAAATATTTTTGATAGCTTTGATTTTATTAGTGGAAACATATTCTTTGTTTTAACCGCATTTTTTTGTTGTATATATGTAGGTTGGGTGCTTAAAAAAGATGCAATTTATGAGCTTTCTAATCAAAATACCCTAAAAGGAAGTATTTTTAAACTATGGTATTACTATGTTAAGTTTATCATACCTTTGATTATCTTAGTGATTTTTTATTTTGGTATTTTTTAA
- the kdsB gene encoding 3-deoxy-manno-octulosonate cytidylyltransferase: MIIIPARLKSSRFENKILCEIDNLPMFIYTAKKMQEVDEVCVALDDEEVLKIAQKHNVKAVLTSKNHESGTDRINEACQILKLNENELIINVQADEPFIETQNIKDFKEFSQKAFENELCFMSSCYKEVDAKACDDPNLVKVVTDSNDYALYFSRSKIPYERANYKQNFKAHLGIYAYRVKNLQEFCTLKNSALEECEKLEQLRALENGKKIKMLKIQSQSIGIDTKEDYERALAKFGSF, translated from the coding sequence ATGATAATCATACCAGCAAGATTAAAATCAAGTCGTTTTGAAAATAAAATTTTATGTGAAATTGATAATTTACCTATGTTTATTTATACAGCTAAAAAAATGCAAGAAGTTGATGAAGTGTGTGTGGCGCTTGATGATGAAGAGGTTTTAAAAATAGCGCAAAAACATAATGTAAAAGCAGTTTTAACAAGTAAAAATCACGAAAGTGGCACTGATAGGATCAATGAAGCTTGTCAAATTTTAAAACTAAATGAAAATGAGTTAATCATTAATGTCCAAGCTGATGAGCCTTTTATAGAAACACAAAATATTAAAGATTTTAAGGAATTTAGCCAAAAAGCTTTTGAAAATGAGCTTTGTTTTATGAGTAGCTGCTACAAAGAAGTAGATGCGAAAGCTTGCGATGATCCTAATTTGGTTAAAGTAGTTACTGATAGTAATGATTATGCTTTATATTTTTCAAGATCTAAAATTCCTTATGAAAGAGCAAATTATAAACAAAATTTTAAAGCTCATCTTGGAATTTATGCATATAGGGTTAAAAATTTACAAGAATTTTGCACTTTGAAAAACTCAGCTTTAGAAGAATGCGAAAAATTAGAACAATTAAGAGCCTTAGAAAATGGCAAAAAAATCAAAATGTTAAAAATACAAAGCCAAAGCATAGGTATAGACACAAAAGAAGATTATGAAAGGGCTTTAGCTAAATTTGGATCATTTTAA
- a CDS encoding transporter substrate-binding domain-containing protein, which produces MKKIILLLALFFTLNAKELIVGMELAYPPFEMSDTKGNPSGISVEFLQAFAKEKNYDLKIQNIAWDGLIPALRTQKIDLIMSSMSISEQRKKVIDFTLPYAKANLAILSAKKSNINSIEDLNQKGKILALKRGSSAHLYAQKKLKNAKILVFDKENAAILEVIQAKADAFIYDQMSIYKAWKKHPEQTKAIFTPFEKTPEQWAIALNKNNTKLKEELNEFILKSKENGLFDKLSQKYLKDMQEVFKEQKLEFFF; this is translated from the coding sequence ATGAAAAAAATTATTTTACTACTTGCATTGTTTTTTACACTCAATGCAAAAGAATTAATTGTAGGTATGGAATTAGCTTATCCTCCTTTTGAAATGAGTGATACTAAAGGTAATCCAAGTGGTATTAGTGTAGAGTTTTTACAAGCCTTTGCCAAAGAAAAAAACTATGATTTAAAAATCCAAAACATAGCTTGGGATGGACTTATACCTGCTTTAAGAACTCAAAAAATAGATCTCATCATGTCTTCTATGAGTATAAGTGAACAAAGAAAAAAAGTAATAGATTTTACCTTACCTTATGCTAAGGCAAATTTAGCGATATTAAGCGCTAAAAAATCAAATATTAATTCCATAGAAGATTTAAATCAAAAAGGGAAAATACTTGCTTTAAAAAGAGGTTCAAGTGCACATTTATATGCTCAAAAAAAACTTAAAAATGCAAAAATCTTAGTATTTGATAAAGAAAATGCGGCTATTTTAGAAGTCATTCAAGCAAAAGCTGATGCTTTTATTTATGATCAAATGAGCATTTATAAAGCATGGAAAAAACATCCTGAACAAACAAAAGCTATTTTTACTCCTTTTGAAAAAACACCTGAGCAATGGGCCATAGCTTTAAATAAAAACAATACCAAATTAAAAGAAGAACTCAATGAGTTTATTTTAAAATCTAAAGAAAATGGTCTTTTTGATAAGCTAAGTCAAAAATACCTCAAAGATATGCAAGAAGTTTTCAAAGAACAAAAGCTTGAGTTTTTCTTTTAA
- a CDS encoding NAD(P)/FAD-dependent oxidoreductase: MQKKKILFLGAGYATLSAIKALSDEFFEKAQVSLINNNSYHYHTILLHKVASNEDIYSSKYDLLPLLNPKINFIQDEVLKISKDKVFTKNNEFDFDILVCGLGFAKETFGIKGMQEYALSIDNYENALKINEIIYEKIKNYKTAQNEDDLKITVCGGGLSGVEFVASLAKELKFFCQKEQIAYEKLELSIIEAMDQILPMFDKSLALKARQRLETLGVKVYEKSKIIECKKNGIRLDGGEFVKANTIIWTAGVRGNSVIENSSDFPSARSRIEVDAFMHPLNVENASRYFFIGDNSLFKNPKTNTPYPPTAQLALREGAYVAKALMAMIDEKDFKQEFSFVSGNTVCSIGKDYAVGTVLHKPISGFLAIKLKIFIEKLWQYQLEGFGGFLK; this comes from the coding sequence ATGCAAAAAAAGAAAATTTTATTTTTAGGTGCAGGATATGCTACTTTATCGGCTATAAAAGCCTTATCTGATGAGTTTTTTGAAAAAGCACAAGTGAGTTTGATTAATAACAATTCTTATCATTATCATACTATTTTACTACACAAAGTAGCTTCAAATGAAGATATTTATAGCTCAAAATATGATCTTTTACCTTTATTAAATCCAAAAATTAACTTTATCCAAGATGAAGTTTTAAAAATTTCTAAAGATAAAGTTTTTACTAAAAATAATGAATTTGACTTTGATATTTTAGTATGTGGGCTTGGTTTTGCTAAAGAAACTTTTGGTATTAAAGGTATGCAAGAATATGCTTTGAGTATAGACAATTATGAAAATGCTTTAAAAATTAATGAAATTATATATGAGAAAATAAAAAATTATAAAACCGCCCAAAATGAAGATGATTTAAAAATCACAGTTTGTGGTGGGGGTTTAAGCGGGGTTGAATTTGTAGCTTCTTTAGCTAAAGAGCTTAAATTCTTTTGCCAAAAAGAGCAAATTGCTTATGAGAAATTAGAACTTTCTATTATTGAAGCTATGGATCAAATTTTACCTATGTTTGATAAAAGTTTGGCTTTAAAAGCAAGGCAAAGGTTAGAGACACTTGGTGTGAAAGTATATGAAAAATCTAAAATCATAGAATGTAAAAAAAATGGTATAAGACTTGATGGGGGAGAATTTGTTAAAGCTAATACTATCATTTGGACTGCAGGGGTTAGAGGTAATAGTGTTATAGAAAATAGCTCAGATTTTCCAAGTGCAAGATCGCGTATAGAAGTAGATGCTTTTATGCATCCTTTAAATGTTGAAAATGCGTCAAGATATTTTTTTATAGGTGATAATAGTTTATTTAAAAATCCTAAAACCAATACCCCTTATCCTCCAACAGCCCAGCTTGCATTAAGAGAAGGAGCTTATGTAGCCAAAGCTTTAATGGCTATGATTGATGAGAAAGATTTTAAACAAGAATTTTCTTTTGTGAGTGGAAATACTGTTTGTTCTATCGGAAAGGATTATGCAGTTGGCACGGTTTTACATAAACCAATTAGTGGTTTTTTAGCAATAAAACTTAAAATTTTTATAGAAAAACTATGGCAGTATCAACTTGAAGGTTTTGGGGGGTTTTTGAAGTAA
- the ppk2 gene encoding polyphosphate kinase 2 has product MDKDKFTLIKVKKSTLEYESELKRLQIELLKFQNHVKDKGLKVLILIEGRDAAGKGGAIKRLIEHLNPRGCRVVALEKPSDVEKTQWYFQRYVTHLPAAGEIVIFDRSWYNRAGVEPVMGFCTPNEHKKFLREVSSFEEMLLDSGILFFKFYFSVSKQEQKRRFEQRRTDPLKQYKLSPVDEKSQELWDKYTLAKYSMLLASNTPKCPWVIINSDSKKKARINLFKYLLSVLEYPNKIKDKYFKYDKKLVRSGEEEIRKMELSLNDEKLKKFDKK; this is encoded by the coding sequence ATGGACAAGGACAAATTTACTCTCATTAAGGTAAAAAAATCAACGCTTGAGTATGAAAGCGAGCTTAAAAGATTGCAAATTGAGCTTTTGAAATTTCAAAATCATGTTAAAGATAAGGGTTTAAAGGTTTTGATTTTAATCGAAGGACGCGATGCGGCAGGAAAGGGTGGTGCTATTAAAAGATTAATTGAGCATTTAAACCCTAGAGGTTGTCGTGTAGTAGCGCTTGAAAAACCAAGTGATGTAGAGAAAACTCAGTGGTATTTTCAACGTTATGTAACACATTTACCTGCAGCAGGAGAAATAGTGATTTTTGATCGATCATGGTATAATAGAGCAGGTGTTGAACCTGTGATGGGTTTTTGTACTCCAAATGAGCATAAAAAATTCTTGCGCGAGGTGTCTTCTTTTGAAGAGATGTTGCTTGATAGTGGAATTTTATTTTTTAAATTTTATTTTTCAGTTTCTAAGCAAGAGCAAAAAAGACGTTTTGAACAAAGAAGAACAGATCCACTAAAACAATACAAATTATCTCCGGTCGATGAAAAATCCCAAGAATTGTGGGACAAATATACCCTAGCAAAATATTCTATGCTTTTAGCTTCTAATACACCAAAATGTCCTTGGGTGATTATTAATTCAGATAGTAAAAAGAAAGCAAGAATTAATTTATTTAAGTATTTACTTAGTGTTTTAGAATATCCAAATAAAATTAAAGATAAGTATTTTAAATACGATAAAAAATTAGTGCGTAGTGGTGAGGAGGAAATTCGCAAAATGGAGCTTAGTTTAAATGATGAAAAACTTAAAAAATTTGATAAAAAATAA